A genomic region of Vanessa tameamea isolate UH-Manoa-2023 chromosome 11, ilVanTame1 primary haplotype, whole genome shotgun sequence contains the following coding sequences:
- the LOC113400879 gene encoding DNL-type zinc finger protein-like, producing MSRKSLIDFVVKYHKPRLLNNVVCFPSNGNSFFGRRFLIPTAASTPKIQSPRNFSTSYSKLNEVQLTNEPKKTDGKFQLMFTCKKCNTRNSKFITKLAYYKGVVIVICDGCDNKHLIADNLNWFTDMNGKKNIEDIMAEKGETVQKIMSNDLEFIANEIVSNIEKKALDG from the coding sequence ATGTCTCGAAAATCATTAATTGACTTTGTAGTAAAATATCACAAGCCACGTCTATTAAACAACGTGGTATGTTTTCCAAGTAATGGCAATTCATTTTTCGGAAGGCGATTTTTAATCCCAACTGCTGCATCAACGCCAAAAATTCAATCACCAAGAAATTTCAGTACCTCATATTCAAAACTAAACGAAGTCCAGCTTACTAATGAGCCAAAGAAGACAGACGGAAAGTTTCAGTTGATGTTTACATGTAAAAAATGCAATACTCGAAATTCAAAGTTCATTACAAAACTAGCGTACTACAAAGGTGTTGTAATTGTTATATGTGACGGTTGCGATAATAAACATCTTATTGCCGATAATCTGAACTGGTTCACCGATATGAatggaaagaaaaatattgaagatATCATGGCAGAAAAGGGGGAGACTGTACAGAAGATTATGTCAAATGATTTAGAATTTATAGCCAATGAAATTGTTAGTAATATTGAAAAGAAAGCATTGGATggatag